In Neofelis nebulosa isolate mNeoNeb1 chromosome 10, mNeoNeb1.pri, whole genome shotgun sequence, one DNA window encodes the following:
- the LOC131488475 gene encoding proline-rich protein 2-like has translation MIYQLENTHTPRPARGFPHLGPRPPEAAGEGHPPPPQQRRPPEAAAEGPRASQTPPSRGRSRETPCGPPPPSRGRDRGTPHAPDPALLRPQPRDPALRRPQPRDPAARPQRPGPRPPEAAAEGPSGPAPRTLDPATRTPPSGDRNRRTPHLRSRARNPALQRLQPTCPRGDAERAALPESDRRGGGGGRNATPGSSALTPLAREPRGRALEPHGSVGDREHRAQAPGRGTRGLPLPPPSLRAPTAPNPPRPQTGAALTADTARRPPEGPSGGVHRRCGRPAPLRRPEPPPRRGTR, from the exons ATGATTT ACCAGCTAGAAAACACGCACACACCGCGGCCCGCGCGAGGCTTCCCTCACCTCGGACCCCGCCCTCCCGAGGCCGCGGGCgaaggacaccccccccccccacaacagcGCCGCCCTCCGGAGGCCGCGGCCGAGGGACCCCGCGCGTCCCAGACCCCGCCCTCCCGAGGCCGCAGCCGAGAGACGCCCTGcggcccgcccccgccctcccgAGGCCGCGACCGAGGGACCCCGCACGCCCCAGACCCCGCTCTCCTGAGGCCGCAGCCGAGGGACCCCGCCCTCCGCAGGCCGCAGCCGAGGGACCCGGCGGCCCGCCCCCAGCGCCCCGGACCCCGCCCTCCCGAGGCCGCAGCCGAGGGACCCAGCGGCCCGGCCCCCCGCACCCTAGATCCCGCGACCCGGACCCCGCCCTCCGGAGACCGCAACCGAAGGACCCCGCACCTCAGGTCTCGCGCCCGGAACCCCGCCCTCCAGAGGCTGCAGCCGACCTGCCCCCGCGGGGACGCTGAGCGCGCGGCTCTGCCGGAGTCCGATCGACGAGGTGGGGGCGGCGGCCGGAACGCAACTCCCGGCAGCTCGGCTCTGACTCCCCTCGCCCGCGAGCCTCGGGGCCGGGCTCTCGAGCCGCACGGGAGCGTCGGCGAccgagagcacagagcccaggcgCCTGGCCGAGGGACCCGcggccttcccctccccccacccagcctgcGCGCCCCAACCGCCCCGAACCCGCCCCGGCCCCAGACTGGGGCCGCCCTCACCGCGGACACGGCGCGCCGGCCTCCAGAGGGCCCGAGCGGCGGCGTCCACCGGAGATGCGGCCGGCCGGCACCTCTCCGGCGTCCCGAACCCCCGCCCAGGCGGGGCACGCGCTGA